CGTAGATGTGCGTGGCTCGTTTTACAGGCGCATTATTTTTCTGCGTTGCGTTACACCTTGATAAGGCGTGGCGAATAGACACCTTCAACTTCTGCAATGCGTTTTAGCGTTGCTTGCGACAGTCCTTCGTCGAGGCAGATTACCGTTAGCGCTTTGGTTTTTTCCTCATTGCGTGAAAGCGAGATATTGGCGATGTTGATGCTGGCGCGCAGCAACCGCGCTCCTACTCGCGCCATCACGCCGGGCTTGTCATCATTGATGTAAATCAGGATATAGCCTTCGGGCTTGAACTCGCAAATGAAGTGGTCATACATTACCACGCGCAAATCTTTTGCTCCCAATGCGATACCGCCCAGTCGCTTTTTGCCTTCGGTGGTTTCGTATTCGACGACCACCAAGTTTTGGTAATCAGTATGCTCTTTTTCGCGATGCTGGTGCACTTGCAGGTTCAGGTCGTGCGCCATAGCGAACACATTGATATAGTTGATTTCTCTGTGCTGAATTTCGTCCAGCACCCCTTTGAGCGCTGCGGCGGAAATTGCTTCAGAGAACTTGCAGAGGAAATCACCATATACTGTGATCGCCATTGACTTGGGCGTGCCGTCTAAGAGCTGCGCTACCATTGCGCCCAATTTTTCTGCCAGCACAAGATATGCTTTGACTTCTGTTTTCTGCGCCAGTTCTACCGTCGTCGCATTGACTGCACCAATTAGCTCACCTGTTTCTTTCCAGCGAATGACCTGTTCAGCGATTTGCAAAGCCACTTTTTCTTGTGCTTCCACTGTGGAGGCTGCAATGTGCGGCGTAACAATCACATTCTCCAGCCTTAAAAGTGGGTGGTCAGGTGGAATGGGTTCGGTCTCGAAGACATCTAAGGCCGCTGCGGCCACTTTGCCAGACTGCACTGCTTCTACTAAGTCGTGCTCATTGACAATGCCGCCACGTGCACAATTGACGATGCGCACCCCTGTTTTCATTAGCCCAAAAGCCTTTGCCGACAGCAAATTGCGTGTCGCTTCACTGTATGGCGTATGAATGGTGATAAAATCGGATTCACGAAAAAGTTCTTCCATTGGGAGCAGCGTAATACCCAGCTTTGCGGCAAACTCCTCAGCGACCATTGGGTCGAATGCTACAATGCGCATTCCGAAGGCTTGCATTCGCTTTGCCACCTCTCGTCCGATTTTGCCCAGCCCTAAAATGCCCAATGTTTTGCCTTCTAGCTCTCGTCCCATCCATTTCTTTTTGTCCCAGATACCTTGCTTGAGTTCGGCATGCGCTTGCGGGAGCAGCCTTGCTACAGCCAGCAGCATCGCACAGGTATGTTCTGCCGCTGAAATAGTATTTCCACCCGGCGTATTCATCACAATTACGCCTTTTCGTGTTGCCGCATCAATATCAATGTTATCGACACCTGCACCTGCTCGCCCAATTAGTTTGAGTGAATCTGCACAGGCTAAGATGTCAGCCGTTAGTTTGGTAGCGCTGCGCACCAAGACTACTTCATAGTTTTTAATCTCGGCTTTCAGCTCGTCTTTGGAAAGCTTTTGCTTCTCAACGACTTCAAAGCCATTCTGGCGCAAGCGCTCGCCACAGGTTTTTTCAATGTTGTCTAAGATGAGTGTTCTCATAGAGGTTCATTTTTTCGTCAAGAAAGCGCAAAGATACGAAAT
This sequence is a window from Chloroherpetonaceae bacterium. Protein-coding genes within it:
- the serA gene encoding phosphoglycerate dehydrogenase encodes the protein MRTLILDNIEKTCGERLRQNGFEVVEKQKLSKDELKAEIKNYEVVLVRSATKLTADILACADSLKLIGRAGAGVDNIDIDAATRKGVIVMNTPGGNTISAAEHTCAMLLAVARLLPQAHAELKQGIWDKKKWMGRELEGKTLGILGLGKIGREVAKRMQAFGMRIVAFDPMVAEEFAAKLGITLLPMEELFRESDFITIHTPYSEATRNLLSAKAFGLMKTGVRIVNCARGGIVNEHDLVEAVQSGKVAAAALDVFETEPIPPDHPLLRLENVIVTPHIAASTVEAQEKVALQIAEQVIRWKETGELIGAVNATTVELAQKTEVKAYLVLAEKLGAMVAQLLDGTPKSMAITVYGDFLCKFSEAISAAALKGVLDEIQHREINYINVFAMAHDLNLQVHQHREKEHTDYQNLVVVEYETTEGKKRLGGIALGAKDLRVVMYDHFICEFKPEGYILIYINDDKPGVMARVGARLLRASINIANISLSRNEEKTKALTVICLDEGLSQATLKRIAEVEGVYSPRLIKV